One window of Grus americana isolate bGruAme1 chromosome 18, bGruAme1.mat, whole genome shotgun sequence genomic DNA carries:
- the LOC129214542 gene encoding myosin heavy chain, skeletal muscle, adult produces the protein MASSDSEMAVFGEAAPYLRKSEKERIEAQNKPFDAKTSVFVAHPKESFVKGTIQSRESGKVTVKSEAGETLTVKEDQVFAMNPPKYDKIEDMAMMTHLHEPAVLYNLKERYAAWMIYTYSGLFCVTVNPYKWLPVYNPEVVLAYRGKKRQEAPPHIFSISDNAYQFMLTDRENQSILITGESGAGKTVNTKRVIQYFATIAASGDKKKEEQQQSGKMQGTLEDQIISANPLLEAFGNAKTVRNDNSSRFGKFIRIHFGATGKLASADIETYLLEKSRVTFQLKAERSYHIFYQITSNKKPELIDMLLITTNPYDYHYVSQGEISVPSIDDQEELMATDSAIDILGFTADEKTAIYKLTGAVMHYGNLKFKQKQREEQAEPDGTEVADKAAYLMGLNSAELLKALCYPRVKVGNEYVTKGQTVEQVNNAVGALAKAVYEKMFLWMVIRINQQLDTKQPRQYFIGVLDIAGFEIFDFNSFEQLCINFTNEKLQQFFNHHMFVLEQEEYKKEGIEWTFIDFGMDLAACIELIEKPMGIFSILEEECMFPKATDTSFKNKLYDQHLGKSGNFQKPKPAKGKAEAHFSLVHYAGTVDYNISGWLEKNKDPLNETVIGLYQKSSVKTLALLFATYGGEAEGGGGKKGGKKKGSSFQTVSALFRENLNKLMANLRSTHPHFVRCIIPNETKTPGAMEHELVLHQLRCNGVLEGIRICRKGFPSRVLYADFKQRYRVLNASAIPEGQFMDSKKASEKLLGSIDVDHTQYRFGHTKVFFKAGLLGLLEEMRDDKLAEIITRTQARCRGFLMRVEYRRMVERRESIFCIQYNVRAFMNVKHWSWMKLFFKIKPLLKSAESEKEMANMKEEFEKTKEELAKSEAKRKELEEKMVALLQEKNDLQLQVQAEADSLADAEERCDQLIKTKIQLEAKIKEVTERAEDEEEINAELTAKKRKLEDECSELKKDIDDLELTLAKVEKEKHATENKVKNLTEEMAALDETIAKLTKEKKALQEAHQQTLDDLQAEEDKVNTLTKAKTKLEQQVDDLEGSLEQEKKLRMDLERAKRKLEGDLKLAHDSIMDLENDKQQLDEKLKKKDFEISQIQSKIEDEQALGMQSQKKIKELQARIEELEEEIEAERTSRAKAEKHRADLSRELEEISERLEEAGGATAAQIDMNKKREAEFQKMRRDLEEATLQHEATAAALRKKHADSTAELGEQIDNLQRVKQKLEKEKSELKMEIDDLASNMESVSKAKANLEKMCRTLEDQLSEIKTKEEQNQRMINDLNTQRARLQTESGEYSRQVEEKDALISQLSRGKQGFTQQIEELKRHLEEEIKAKNALAHGLQSARHDCDLLREQYEEEQEAKGELQRALSKANSEVAQWRTKYETDAIQRTEELEEAKKKLAQRLQDAEEHVEAVNAKCASLEKTKQRLQNEVEDLMIDVERSNAACAALDKKQKNFDKILAEWKQKYEETQAELEASQKESRSLSTELFKMKNAYEESLDHLETLKRENKNLQQEISDLTEQIAEGGKAIHELEKVKKQIEQEKSEIQASLEEAEASLEHEEGKILRLQLELNQVKSEIDRKIAEKDEEIDQMKRNHLRIVESMQSTLDAEIRSRNEALRLKKKMEGDLNEMEIQLSHANRVAAEAQKNLRNTQAVLKDTQIHLDDALRTQEDLKEQVAMVERRANLLQAEVEELRAALEQTERSRKVAEQELLDATERVQLLHTQNTSLINTKKKLETDIVQIQGEMEDMIQESRNAEEKAKKAITDAAMMAEELKKEQDTSAHLERMKKNLDQTVKDLQHRLDEAEQLALKGGKKQIQKLEARVRELEGEVDAEQKRSAEAVKGVRKYERRVKELTYQSEEDRKNILRLQDLVDKLQMKVKSYKRQAEEAEELSNVNLSKFRKIQHELEEAEERADIAESQVNKLRVKSREFHSKKIEEEE, from the exons ATGGCCTCTTCTGACTCCGAGATGGCCGTCTTTGGGGAGGCAGCTCCTTACCTCCGAAAGtcagaaaaggagagaataGAGGCCCAGAACAAGCCTTTTGATGCCAAGACATCTGTCTTTGTGGCCCATCCTAAGGAATCCTTTGTGAAAGGGACAATCCAGAGCAGGGAATCAGGGAAGGTCACTGTCAAATCTGAAGCAGGAGAA ACCCTGACTGTGAAGGAAGATCAGGTCTTCGCCATGAACCCTCCCAAGTATGATAAAATAGAGGAcatggccatgatgacccaCCTCCACGAACCCGCTGTGCTGTACAACCTCAAAGAGCGTTACGCAGCCTGGATGATCTAC ACCTACTCGGGTCTCTTCTGCGTCACTGTCAACCCCTACAAGTGGCTGCCGGTGTACAACCCGGAGGTGGTGTTGGCCTACCGAGGCAAGAAGCGCCAGGAGGCCCCTCCACACATCTTCTCCATCTCTGACAACGCCTATCAGTTCATGCTGACTG ACCGCGAGAACCAGTCGATCCTGATCAC CGGAGAATCCGGTGCAGGGAAGACTGTGAACACAAAGCGTGTCATCCAGTACTTTGCAACAATTGCAGCGAGTGGGGATAAGAAGAAGGAGGAGCAACAACAATCAGGCAAAATGCAG GGAACGCTTGAGGATCAAATCATCAGCGCCAACCCACTGCTGGAGGCCTTTGGAAATGCCAAGACCGTGAGGAACGACAACTCCTCACGCTTT GGCAAATTCATCAGAATCCACTTTGGAGCCACAGGCAAACTGGCTTCTGCTGACATTGAAACCT ATCTGCTGGAGAAGTCCAGAGTCACTTTCCAGCTCAAGGCAGAAAGAAGCTACCACATATTTTATCAGATCACCTCCAACAAGAAGCCGGAGCTAATTG ACATGCTCCTCATTACCACCAACCCTTATGATTACCACTATGTGAGTCAAGGTGAGATCAGTGTTCCCAGCATTGATGACCAGGAGGAGCTCATGGCTACAGAT AGTGCCATTGACATCCTGGGCTTCACTGCTGATGAAAAGACAGCCATCTACAAGCTGACAGGGGCTGTCATGCACTACGGGAACCTGAAGTTCAAGCAGAAACAAcgagaggagcaggcagagcccgATGGCACGGAAG TGGCTGACAAGGCTGCCTACTTGATGGGCCTGAACTCGGCTGAattgctcaaagccctgtgTTATCCCCGAGTCAAGGTTGGGAATGAATACGTGACCAAAGGTCAAACTGTGGAACAG GTGAATAATGCAGTTGGTGCCCTGGCAAAAGCTGTCTATGAGAAGATGTTCTTGTGGATGGTTATTCGCATCAACCAACAGCTGGATACCAAGCAACCCAGACAGTACTTCATTGGTGTGCTGGACATTGCTGGCTTTGAGATCTTTGAT TTCAACAGCTTCGAGCAGCTGTGCATCAACTTCACCAATGAGAAACTGCAACAGTTCTTCAACCACCACATGTtcgtgctggagcaggaggagtaCAAGAAGGAAGGAATTGAATGGACATTCATTGACTTTGGGATGGACCTGGCTGCCTGCATTGAGCTCATTGAGAAG CCCATGGGCATCTTCTCCATCCTGGAAGAGGAGTGCATGTTCCCCAAGGCAACTGACACCTCTTTCAAGAACAAGCTCTATGACCAGCATCTGGGCAAGTCCGGCAACTTCCAGAAGCCCAAGCCTGCCAAAGGCAAGGCTGAGGCACACTTCTCCTTGGTGCACTATGCTGGCACGGTGGACTACAACATCTCTGgctggctggaaaaaaacaaggacCCCCTGAACGAAACTGTCATTGGGTTGTACCAGAAATCATCTGTGAAAACACTGGCTTTACTCTTTGCCACCTATGGTGGGGAAGCAG AGGGTGGTGGTGGCAAGAAGGGTGGCAAGAAGAAGGGTTCTTCTTTCCAGACTGTCTCAGCTCTTTTCCGG GAGAATTTAAACAAGCTGATGGCTAATCTGAGAAGCACTCACCCCCATTTTGTACGATGCATCAtcccaaatgaaacaaaaacaccTG GTGCCATGGAGCATGAACTGGTGCTGCATCAGCTGCGGTGCAATGGTGTGCTGGAAGGGATCAGAATTTGCAGGAAAGGATTCCCCAGCAGAGTCCTGTATGCTGACTTCAAACAAAG ataCAGAGTGCTTAATGCAAGTGCTATCCCAGAGGGTCAGTTCATGGACAGCAAGAAGGCTTCTGAGAAGCTCCTTGGGTCCATCGATGTGGACCACACACAGTACAGATTTGGCCACACCAAG GTGTTCTTCAAAGCTGGACTACTGGGACTCCTGGAGGAGATGAGAGATGACAAGCTGGCAGAAATCATCACTCGCACACAAGCCAGGTGCAGGGGCTTCCTGATGAGAGTGGAGTATCGGAGAATGGTGGAGAGGAG GGAGTCCATCTTCTGCATCCAGTACAATGTTCGTGCATTCATGAACGTCAAGCACTGGTCCTGGATGAAGCTGTTCTTCAAGATCAAGCCCTTGCTGAAGAGTGCAGAATCTGAGAAGGAGATGGCCAACATGAAGGAGGAGTTTGAGAAAACCAAGGAAGAGCTTGCAAAGTCTGAGGCAaagaggaaggagctggaggagaaaatggtggccctgctgcaggagaagaatGACCTGCAGCTCCAAGTGCAGGCG GAAGCAGATAGCTTGGCCGATGCAGAGGAAAGATGTGACCAGctcatcaaaaccaaaatccagCTGGAAGCCAAAATTAAGGAGGTGACTGAAAGggctgaggatgaggaggaaatTAATGCCGAGCTGACAGCCAAGAAGAGAAAACTGGAGGATGAATGttcagagctgaagaaagaTATTGATGACCTTGAGTTAACACTGGCCAaagtggagaaggaaaagcacGCCACTGAAAACAAG GTGAAAAACCTcacagaggagatggcagccCTGGACGAGACCATCGCCAAGCtgacaaaagagaagaaagctctCCAAGAGGCCCATCAGCAGACACTGGATGACTTGCAGGCAGAAGAGGACAAAGTCAATACGCTGACCAAAGCTAAAAccaagctggagcagcaagTGGATGAC CTGGAAGGgtccctggagcaggagaagaaactgcGCATGGACCTTGAGAGAGCTAAGAGGAAACTCGAAGGAGACCTGAAGCTGGCCCACGACAGCATAATGGATTTGGAAAACGATaagcagcagctggatgagAAACTGAAGAA GAAAGACTTTGAAATCAGCCAGATCCAGAGCAAAATTGAGGATGAGCAAGCCCTGGGCATGCAATCACAGAAGAAGATCAAGGAGCTGCAG GCTCGTATTGAGGAACTGGAGGAGGAAATTGAGGCTGAGCGAACGTCTCgggcaaaagcagagaagcatcGGGCTGACCTCTCCAGGGAGCTAGAGGAGATCAGCGAGCGCCtggaagaagcaggaggagcTACCGCAGCTCAGATCGATATGAACAAGAAGCGTGaggcagaatttcagaagatgCGTCGCGACCTCGAGGAGGCCACGCTGCAGCACGAAGCCACGGCTGCTGCCCTGCGGAAGAAGCACGCggacagcacagctgagctTGGGGAGCAGATCGACAACCTGCAACGAgtgaagcagaagctggagaaggagaagagtgaGCTGAAGATGGAGATTGACGACTTGGCCAGTAACATGGAGTCTGTCTCCAAAGCCAAG GCAAATCTGGAGAAGATGTGCCGCACTCTGGAAGACCAGCTGAGTGAGATTAAAACTAAGGAGGAGCAGAATCAGCGCATGATCAATGACCTCAATACTCAAAGAGCTCGTCTGCAGACAGAATCAG GTGAATATTCACgccaggtggaggaaaaagATGCTCTGATTTCTCAGCTGTCTAGGGGCAAGCAAGGATTTACCCAACAGATTGAGGAACTCAAGAGACATctagaggaagaaataaag GCCAAGAACGCCCTGGCCCATGGCTTGCAGTCTGCTCGCCACGACTGTGACTTGCTCCGGGAACAAtatgaggaggagcaggaagccAAGGGGGAGCTGCAGCGTGCCCTGTCCAAGGCCAACAGCGAAGTGGCCCAGTGGAGAACCAAATACGAGACGGACGCTATTCAGCGCacggaggagctggaggaggccaa GAAGAAGCTGGCACAGCGGCTGCAGGATGCAGAGGAGCACGTTGAAGCCGTCAATGCCAAATGTGCTTCCctggaaaagacaaagcagaggctgcagaatGAAGTGGAGGACCTGATGATTGACGTGGAGCGATCAAATGCTGCCTGCGCAGCTCTGGATAAGAAGCAGAAGAACTTTGACAAG ATCCTGGCAGAGTGGAAGCAGAAGTATGAGGAAACGCAGGCTGAGCTGGAAGCCTCCCAGAAGGAGTCTCGCTCTCTCAGCACGGAGCTGTTTAAGATGAAGAATGCCTATGAGGAGTCCTTGGACCACCTGGAAACGCTGAAGCGTGAGAACAAGAACTTGCAGC AGGAGATTTCCGACCTGACGGAGCAGATTGCCGAGGGAGGAAAGGCGATTCACGAGCTGGAGAAAGTCAAGAAGCAGATTGAGCAGGAGAAATCTGAAATCCAGGCCTCCCTGGAGGAAGCGGAG GCCTCCCTAGAACATGAAGAGGGGAAGATCCTGCGCCTCCAGCTTGAGCTCAACCAGGTGAAGTCTGAGATTGACAGGAAGATAGCAGAGAAGGATGAGGAGATCGACCAGATGAAGAGAAACCACCTCAGAATTGTGGAGTCCATGCAGAGCACCCTGGACGCTGAGATCAGGAGCAGGAATGAAGCCCTGCGGCTGAAGAAGAAGATGGAGGGAGACCTGAATGAAATGGAGATCCAGCTGAGCCATGCCAACCGTGTGGCCGCAGAGGCACAAAAGAACCTGAGAAACACACAGGCAGTGCTCAAG GATACGCAGATACACTTGGATGATGCTCTCAGGACCCAGGAGGACCTGAAGGAGCAGGTGGCCATGGTGGAGCGCAGAGCAAACCTGTTGCAGGCTGAAGTTGAGGAGCTACGGGCAGCCCTGGAGCAGACGGAGCGGTCGAGGAAAGTGGCTGAGCAGGAGCTTCTGGATGCCACTGAACGTGTGCAGCTCCTCCACACCCAG AACACCAGCTTGATCAACACCAAGAAGAAGCTGGAAACAGACATCGTGCAAATTCAAGGTGAAATGGAGGATATGATCCAGGAATCCCGCAATGCTGAAGAGAAGGCCAAGAAGGCCATCACTGAT GCAGCCATGATGgcagaagagctgaagaaggAGCAGGACACCAGCGCCCACCTGGAGAGGATGAAGAAGAACCTGGACCAGACGGTGAAGGACCTGCAGCACCGTCTGGATGAGGCTGAGCAGTTGGCACTGAAAGGAGGCAAGAAGCAAATCCAGAAGCTGGAGGCCAGA GTGCGGGAGCTGGAAGGGGAGGTGGATGCTGAGCAGAAGCGCAGCGCTGAAGCCGTGAAGGGTGTGCGCAAGTACGAGAGGAGGGTGAAGGAGCTGACCTACCAG TCTGAGGAAGACCGGAAGAATATTCTCAGGCTGCAGGATCTGGTGGACAAGCTGCAAATGAAGGTGAAATCCTACAAGAGACAAGCTGAGGAGGCT GAGGAGCTGTCCAATGTCAACCTCTCCAAGTTCCGCAAGATCCAGCACGAGCTGGAGGAAGCCGAGGAGCGGGCTGACATTGCAGAGTCGCAGGTCAACAAGCTCCGCGTGAAAAGCCGGGAGTTTCACAGCAAGAAAATAGAAGAGGAAGAGTGA